GGCCGGCGACGAGGTGCGAGTCGTCGAACGTCATGTGGTCGAGTCGATCGAACCCGCCCACTGGCTCAAGCAAAATGGCGGAAACCGTTGGCTCGATTTGGGAAGTGGCGCTGGATTTCCGGGTCTGCTGCTCGCCATTTGCGGAGTCGGTGATCACTGGACGCTGGTGGAATCGCGCCGCAACAAGACTCTCTTTCTGCGAAAGATCTGCCAGGATTTCGCGCTTCGCCACGTCAAGGTGGTGACGGAACGACTCGAATCGCTGGTCGAGAACGAGGAATTCGCGCATGACTTCGATGGCTTCACCTCGCGCGCGACCATGAAGCTGACCCCGACCCTCGAGCTCGCAAATCGATTCGTTGTAACCGGTGGGCAGGCCTTCCTCTGGAAAGGCAGCGGTCGCGACAAGGAGATGGAGGACGCGCCGGAGTGGCGTTCTCACTGGCGCCTCGAGGGCCTGCTCGGAGTCGGATCCGGCCCCAATGTCGTGTGCAGATTCACAAGGACCGCTTAGCCTTCTGTCGTTTCGCGTGACGAAGTTCCACGTGGAACATACGCCTTGAGCGATCGCTCGGCTGTTGCTACTGTGCCCGCCCCAAGTTCACACCACCGAGATTCACGCGGTGGACACGATGTCCGCCCTAAGAATCCAACGGAATGGCCAAAGTCATCGCTATCGCCAGCCAGAAGGGCGGCGTCGGGAAGACCACGACCGCCATCAATCTGGCTGCGTGCCTCGCTCAAGAGAGCAAGCACGTTCTGCTGATCGACATTGATCCACAGGGTAACGCGACGAGCGGACTGGGAATCAATGGCAACGATCAACGAACCAGCATCTACGAGGCGCTGCTCGGCCAGATCGAGATGCGCGCTGCGAGCATGCCGACTGCGCTCTCGAACCTCGATCTCGTGCCTGCGGGCCAACGTCTATCGGGCGCGGAAGTCGAGCTCGTCGGCATGATGGCGCGCGAGAACCGCCTGAAGAGCAGCCTCGCCCCGGTGCGCGACGAGTACGAGTACATCATCCTCGACTGCCCACCGGCGCTGGGGATGCTCACCATCAATGCGTTGACGGCCGCGGACTCGGTACTGATCCCCCTGCAATGCGAGTACCTCGCACTCGAGGGCTTGACTTCACTCATCAACGCGATCGGCCTGGTCCAGAACAGCCTGAACCCGTCGCTTCGAATCGAGGGTGTGTTGTTGACGATGTTCGACGCACGGCTCAATCTGTCCCAACAAGTCGCCGACGAGGCTCGAAAATTCTTCTCCGATCGTGTGTATCGCACCGTGATTCCGAGAAACGTCCGACTCAGCGAAGCTCCGTCGTTCGGCAAGCCGATCGTTCTCTACGACCCACATAGCAGCGGCGCGGACAGCTATCGAGAGCTCGCGCGGGAGGTATTGGATCATGCCTAGGAACGCCCTTGGTCGTGGACTCGAAGCGTTGATTCCCGGAGCGGGCGCACAGGCGACCGCGACGCTTCCAGCCCCTGTGGAGAGTCCGGCCACCTCCACCGGAGAGGCTATTCGCTCGATTCCGATCGACCAGATCGGTTCGAATCCCTTTCAGCCGCGCACGCGTTTCAACGATGACTCGCTTCGAGAGCTCGCAGAGTCGATCAAGTCGAGCGGCATCATCCAGCCGATGATCGTGCGTCAGCTCGAAGCGGATTCCTTCGAGCTGGTCGCGGGCGAGCGACGCCTTCGTGCGGCGGCATTGGCGGGTCTCAAGCAGGTTCCCGTCATCGTCCGTACGGTCGATGAGCGCGAGATGATGGAGATGGCGCTGATCGAGAACGTCCAGCGCGAGGATCTGAATCCGATCGACGAAGCCAAGGGCTACCAGGCGCTCATGCAGAAGGTCGGGCTGACGCACGATCAGCTGAGCGAGAGAGTCGGAAAACAGCGCAGCACGATCACGAACTCGATTCGCCTGCTTGGACTTCCGACAGAAGTACAGGACATGGTTTCACGTGGAACATTGAGCGCTGGGCACGGTCGGGCACTCATCTCGCTGGAGAACGCGGGCGATCAGCTGACGTCGGCGCGCTATGTCTCCTCGAAGGGCTTTTCGGTGCGCCGAACCGAGGCGTTCGTGGCGCGAAAGCTTCGACGCCAGCACGCGCGACCCAAGGCGGCGCGTTCGAGCGGCCTGACCGAGTGGGAGAACAAGCTCCAGCAGCGATTCTCGACGCATGTCGCCATCGTTCCAGGGCGCAAGGGCGGCAGGATCGAGTTCGAGTACTACGGACAAGAAGATCTCGAGCGACTCTTCGAAGCGTGGGGTGTGATGTAGCGCATTGAGGACGCAATCGGGGGGCGGCGCTAAGTCGAACCCCGCGAATCTCGTGTACCGGATCACGGAGGAGCTATGATGAGATTCAGACCTCGCGCGAGCACGTCGGAAGTCCCCGAGGCGCCGAACACCTACGTCGGCGTGGGGTCGAGCGTGCGTGGAACGCTCATGATCACGGGCACGCTTCGGATCGATGGCGAGTATGAGGGCGACATCCTGAACTGCGACCGGCTCGAAGTTGGTGAGCACGGCATCATGCGATCGGATGTCGAGGTCAAGAGTGCGCTGATCCTCGGCCGGGTCCACGGCAGTATTCGAGCACTCGGCGTCATCGAGATGAAGACCGGCTGCCGAATCGAAGGCGATGTCACCGCGACCAGCGTGGTGATGGAGCCGGGCGTGTTCTTCACCGGTCGGTGCACGATGCTCGAGAACGGCGCCGAGGCGATGGAATACGGAACCGAATTCGCGAGGGCCCGCGACTAGTGCGCGCCGATCGAGCGGTCGAGCCACGGCATAATCCGGAGCCGCGAGGTGTGGCGAAGGGTCGGCTCGCGCGAATGCTGTTCCCGCTCGGGATCGCACTCGTCGTCTCAGTCTGGCTCCCGACGATCACGAGCGCGGAGACCTCGTCGACCCGGCAGGACTCGCTCCCAGACGGAGCCTATTCTTTTCCGTTCGAATTGTATGAAGGTCTTGTCATTGCAAAAGCAACCGTGTCTGCAGATGGTGGCGACTCGGCGGGGACGTTCGTGCTCGACACCGGGGCCGGCTTTCTCGCAATCGACGATTCGCTCGCAATGTGGCTCGGAATCGCGGATTCGATTCCGTTTGGCGGCACCCCGTCGCTTGCTCCGCGTGCGTTGAAGCGATTCCAGATCGGCGATCACTCGATCGACTTCGTTCAACCGATCATGACGATTGATGCCGACGTGATTCGCCGCGTCACCGACCGACCGGTGCTCGGGCTTCTGGGTCAGCGGCTCTATCAGGATCGCGCGCTGGTCCTCGACTATGTCGCACGTCGCGTCACGATGGTGCCGTCGGCAGGTCATGATGCGGGCTCCCCCGCGCTCGAGGCTTCGCGCGTCGTGGCGAGTTCGTTCTACGGGGTCGGTGCGCGCGCCATTCCGTTTCGGCTCGCAGGCGACGGCAAGATCCTCGTGACCGCGCGCATCGTGGTCAGCCGATTCGCGCGTTCCAAGCCGTTCACTCTGGTGCTCGATACCGGAGCCACCAAGAGCACCCTTTTTCGATCCTCGCTCGAGGAACTTCGCGTCGATCCAAAATCGTGGAATGCGATCTGCGGCATCACACTCCCGACCCTGTTCGGAACACCGTCCGCATGCGTGGTGCGCGTACCGAGACTGGAGCTCGAGGGCTTCGTGCCGCATTCGGCGGCTGCTGCGGAGGCCGGGACGCCGCGCGAGACTCCACCGTCGAACGCATCCACTGCCCACGCCTCGAAAACCACACGCCGCATGCGGCCCGCAGTCAGCGCCACGCTGGGCGGCAACGCATCCGCGAACGCCAATCCTGCGACGCCAGTGGCGAAAGCGCAGGAGGATTCGGCGAATGCAGTTTCGGACGAGTCGAGCCGAACGGCTGCCGATTCCGCTGAGCTGCGAACGAAGAATGCGCAGGACGCGGATCGCCGTACCGCAAAGGAGCCGTGGCGCGCGGAGACCGTCGCGATCCGGGATCACGATGCGATCCTCATGGACTCGCCGCTTCAGGCGGTGCTCAGCCAGATCGCGGGAGAATCGGTGCATGGCTTGATCGGATACTCGTTCCTCAAAGCTTTTCGAGTGACGATCGACTATCCGAATCGAGTGCTATGGCTCGCTCCCGCCGCCGATCCAGATCCTCGACCTTTCGAATACTCGACGCCGGGACTCCAACTCGAACGCCGGGGTACCGAAGTTCGGGTCACGGGCGTGGTGGAAGATTCTCCGGCCGCCGCGGAGGGCATCTCCGTCGGCGATCGGGTGGTGAGCATCGACGGCCGCCAGGCGGCCTCGACCGATCTGACGACACTCGGTCGAGCACTCGAAGGCGAGCCCGGAAGTCATATCGAAATCGTGGTAGAAGGCACGAAGGGCGTCCGAACCCTGAAGCTGCAGCGCCGCAAGCTGCTGTGAAGTGAGCCGGGTGCCTGGCGAGCCGCTCGCCACCGCCGCAGCAGCAGCCGCCACGCGCCGCGCCGGAAACGGCCGCTGGCTGGTCGCGGGGGCCGCAACGTTGTGGGGAACAACCGCGACGCTCGCTCGCTTCGTCTTTCATGATCGAAGCGTTTCGCCGTTCGTGGTTGTCGAGTTGCGCCTCGCGATCGCGGTCGCGGTACTCGGACTCTGGCTCGCGATTCGAGACCCGAGTGCGTTTCGAGTGTCAGCGAGCGCACTGCTCGAACTGGTCGTTCTCGGTGCCGTCGGTGTCACGCTGGTCCAGGTCAGCTACTACTACTCGATCGCGCATCTGGGCGTGGGACTGGCGATCCTGCTGCAGTATCTGGCGCCTTCGTTGATCGTGGCGCTCCACCTGATCCGCCGCCAGCCGACTCGCCGTGAGACTGCGCTCGCCGTGTTGATGGCGGCGAGTGGAACTGCGCTGCTCGTGAGTCGCGTCCCTCGAGAGGCGGCGGATGCCACTCCGCTGCAATGGGCGGTGAGTTTTGCGTCGGCAGCCTTTTTTGCGGGCTACATCCTGCTCTCGAAACGGATACTCAAGACGCATCGACCCGAGACGACGCTGTTCTACTCGTTCTCGACCGCGGCGGTCGTCCTTGCGATCGTCGCGCCACCGTGGCGAATCGCCGCCGCCGGGTACGGCGCCGATCTGTGGCTGATGTTCGTGGCTCTCGGCCTACTCTCGACCCTCGCGCCGTTCGTACTCTTCAATTTCGGGCTCCAGCGCATGCCGGCCGCCGAAGCGGGCATCGTTGCGACACTCGAGCCGGTCGTCGCGGTCATCTCGGCGTGGGTATTTCTGGGCGAACGCCTCGAATCACTGCAGTGGGCAGGCGCGGCACTCGTTCTCTCAGCAGCCGTCCTGGCGTCCGGTGCTGAAACGCCGACCGCAAAACGAATCCCCGCCACGCCGAGGCAGAGCAAGTTGTCGTGAGTTTCGGCATGGCGGGGTGAATCCTCGGTGCCTAGCTGGCCCGAGCCAGGTTCGACTCGTCGCTGACGCGATGATGCGAACGGTGCACGGTGTGCAGTCGCGACTGCACTCGCTCGAGCCTCGATGCGCTCACGGTCTCG
This genomic interval from Candidatus Eisenbacteria bacterium contains the following:
- the rsmG gene encoding 16S rRNA (guanine(527)-N(7))-methyltransferase RsmG, yielding MVERQNWDSLIPHLLRLGAEPDTTLEKLKLFTRALLEWNRGASNLISAGDEVRVVERHVVESIEPAHWLKQNGGNRWLDLGSGAGFPGLLLAICGVGDHWTLVESRRNKTLFLRKICQDFALRHVKVVTERLESLVENEEFAHDFDGFTSRATMKLTPTLELANRFVVTGGQAFLWKGSGRDKEMEDAPEWRSHWRLEGLLGVGSGPNVVCRFTRTA
- a CDS encoding ParA family protein, which gives rise to MAKVIAIASQKGGVGKTTTAINLAACLAQESKHVLLIDIDPQGNATSGLGINGNDQRTSIYEALLGQIEMRAASMPTALSNLDLVPAGQRLSGAEVELVGMMARENRLKSSLAPVRDEYEYIILDCPPALGMLTINALTAADSVLIPLQCEYLALEGLTSLINAIGLVQNSLNPSLRIEGVLLTMFDARLNLSQQVADEARKFFSDRVYRTVIPRNVRLSEAPSFGKPIVLYDPHSSGADSYRELAREVLDHA
- a CDS encoding ParB/RepB/Spo0J family partition protein encodes the protein MPRNALGRGLEALIPGAGAQATATLPAPVESPATSTGEAIRSIPIDQIGSNPFQPRTRFNDDSLRELAESIKSSGIIQPMIVRQLEADSFELVAGERRLRAAALAGLKQVPVIVRTVDEREMMEMALIENVQREDLNPIDEAKGYQALMQKVGLTHDQLSERVGKQRSTITNSIRLLGLPTEVQDMVSRGTLSAGHGRALISLENAGDQLTSARYVSSKGFSVRRTEAFVARKLRRQHARPKAARSSGLTEWENKLQQRFSTHVAIVPGRKGGRIEFEYYGQEDLERLFEAWGVM
- a CDS encoding polymer-forming cytoskeletal protein — encoded protein: MRFRPRASTSEVPEAPNTYVGVGSSVRGTLMITGTLRIDGEYEGDILNCDRLEVGEHGIMRSDVEVKSALILGRVHGSIRALGVIEMKTGCRIEGDVTATSVVMEPGVFFTGRCTMLENGAEAMEYGTEFARARD
- a CDS encoding PDZ domain-containing protein — translated: MLDTGAGFLAIDDSLAMWLGIADSIPFGGTPSLAPRALKRFQIGDHSIDFVQPIMTIDADVIRRVTDRPVLGLLGQRLYQDRALVLDYVARRVTMVPSAGHDAGSPALEASRVVASSFYGVGARAIPFRLAGDGKILVTARIVVSRFARSKPFTLVLDTGATKSTLFRSSLEELRVDPKSWNAICGITLPTLFGTPSACVVRVPRLELEGFVPHSAAAAEAGTPRETPPSNASTAHASKTTRRMRPAVSATLGGNASANANPATPVAKAQEDSANAVSDESSRTAADSAELRTKNAQDADRRTAKEPWRAETVAIRDHDAILMDSPLQAVLSQIAGESVHGLIGYSFLKAFRVTIDYPNRVLWLAPAADPDPRPFEYSTPGLQLERRGTEVRVTGVVEDSPAAAEGISVGDRVVSIDGRQAASTDLTTLGRALEGEPGSHIEIVVEGTKGVRTLKLQRRKLL
- a CDS encoding EamA family transporter, coding for MSRVPGEPLATAAAAAATRRAGNGRWLVAGAATLWGTTATLARFVFHDRSVSPFVVVELRLAIAVAVLGLWLAIRDPSAFRVSASALLELVVLGAVGVTLVQVSYYYSIAHLGVGLAILLQYLAPSLIVALHLIRRQPTRRETALAVLMAASGTALLVSRVPREAADATPLQWAVSFASAAFFAGYILLSKRILKTHRPETTLFYSFSTAAVVLAIVAPPWRIAAAGYGADLWLMFVALGLLSTLAPFVLFNFGLQRMPAAEAGIVATLEPVVAVISAWVFLGERLESLQWAGAALVLSAAVLASGAETPTAKRIPATPRQSKLS